A single window of Neisseria sp. KEM232 DNA harbors:
- the aroA gene encoding 3-phosphoshikimate 1-carboxyvinyltransferase, which yields MTTQSLRLEARRLKPSSVALPGSKSISNRTLLLAALSDGVCTIRSLLASDDTDRMLDALAALGVRIERLSDGLVRVHGCGGRFPAAEADLFLGNAGTAFRPLTAALAVLGGNYHLHGIPRMHERPIGDLVDALHLIGADIRYLGNDGYPPLAIGRRNDNGVRSVPIKGNVSSQFLTALLMALPLTGEACEIRVEGELISKPYIDITLNLMQRFGVAVENRAYRSFLVPAANYRAPERITVEGDASSASYFLAAGLLGGTPVRVTGLGKNAVQGDAAFAAELEKTGAIVTWGDDFIEVSRAPGQSVRAFDLDANHIPDAAMTLAIVALAADGACAIRNIASWRVKETDRIAAMAAELRKVGATVEEGADFIRITPPAAPTPNAVIDTYDDHRMAMCFSLVSLLGVPVTINDPACVRKTFPDYFAVFESLKA from the coding sequence ATGACCACCCAATCCCTCCGTCTCGAAGCACGCCGTCTGAAACCCTCCTCCGTCGCCCTGCCCGGCTCGAAAAGCATCAGCAACCGCACCCTACTCCTGGCCGCCCTGTCCGACGGCGTCTGCACCATCCGCTCGCTGCTCGCATCCGACGACACCGACCGCATGCTCGACGCCCTCGCCGCCTTGGGTGTACGCATCGAGCGGCTTTCAGACGGCCTCGTGCGCGTACACGGCTGCGGCGGACGCTTTCCCGCCGCCGAAGCCGACTTGTTCCTCGGCAACGCCGGCACCGCCTTCCGCCCGTTAACCGCCGCCCTCGCCGTACTCGGCGGCAACTACCATCTGCACGGCATCCCGCGCATGCACGAACGCCCCATCGGCGACCTCGTCGACGCCCTGCACCTTATCGGCGCCGACATCCGCTATCTCGGCAACGACGGCTACCCGCCGCTCGCCATTGGCCGCCGCAACGATAACGGCGTGCGCAGCGTGCCGATTAAAGGCAACGTATCCAGCCAGTTTCTCACCGCCCTTTTAATGGCACTGCCGCTCACCGGCGAAGCCTGCGAAATCCGCGTCGAAGGCGAACTGATTTCCAAGCCCTATATCGACATCACCCTCAACCTGATGCAACGCTTCGGCGTCGCGGTCGAAAACCGCGCCTACCGCAGCTTCCTCGTCCCCGCCGCCAACTACCGCGCCCCCGAACGCATCACCGTCGAAGGCGACGCATCGAGCGCCTCCTATTTCCTTGCCGCCGGACTGCTCGGCGGCACGCCCGTGCGCGTCACCGGCTTGGGCAAAAACGCCGTCCAGGGCGACGCCGCCTTTGCCGCCGAACTGGAAAAAACCGGCGCGATCGTCACTTGGGGCGACGACTTTATCGAAGTGTCCCGCGCCCCCGGCCAAAGCGTGCGCGCCTTCGATTTGGACGCCAACCACATCCCCGACGCCGCCATGACCCTCGCCATCGTCGCCCTCGCCGCCGACGGAGCGTGCGCCATCCGCAACATCGCCTCGTGGCGCGTCAAAGAAACCGACCGCATCGCCGCCATGGCCGCCGAGCTGCGCAAAGTCGGCGCAACCGTGGAAGAAGGCGCGGACTTTATCCGCATCACCCCGCCCGCCGCCCCCACACCAAACGCCGTCATCGACACCTACGACGACCACCGCATGGCCATGTGTTTTTCCCTTGTTTCCCTGCTCGGCGTGCCCGTCACCATCAACGACCCCGCCTGCGTGCGCAAAACTTTCC
- the cmk gene encoding (d)CMP kinase — MKMATKVIAVDGPSASGKGTVASRVAAALGWSYLDSGALYRLAALYARRKGVEWTDEAAVAALAAALPVQFDGQRVLLDGEDVGNAIRSEEIGMGASAVAQFPAVRAALLQRQRDFQTASGLVADGRDMGSVVFPDAALKVFLTASAQVRAERRAKQLGIACEGVAFDRILADIESRDEADRRRAAAPLVQLPDAMLLDTSDMGIEEAVKKVVDWYEQKQI; from the coding sequence ATGAAAATGGCAACAAAGGTAATCGCCGTCGACGGCCCGAGCGCGTCGGGCAAAGGTACGGTGGCTTCACGGGTGGCGGCGGCCTTGGGTTGGAGTTATCTCGACTCGGGCGCGCTGTACCGGCTGGCCGCCCTCTATGCGCGGCGCAAAGGCGTAGAGTGGACGGACGAGGCCGCCGTAGCCGCGCTGGCCGCCGCACTTCCCGTGCAGTTTGACGGACAGCGGGTGCTGCTCGACGGCGAGGACGTCGGCAACGCCATCCGCAGTGAGGAAATCGGCATGGGCGCGTCGGCGGTGGCGCAGTTCCCTGCGGTGCGCGCCGCTCTGTTGCAGCGCCAGCGCGATTTTCAGACGGCCTCCGGGCTGGTGGCCGACGGGCGCGATATGGGTTCGGTGGTGTTTCCCGATGCCGCGTTGAAGGTGTTTTTGACCGCGTCGGCACAGGTGCGGGCAGAACGCCGCGCCAAACAGCTCGGCATTGCGTGCGAAGGCGTGGCCTTTGACCGCATTCTCGCCGACATCGAATCCCGCGACGAAGCCGACCGCCGCCGCGCCGCCGCGCCGCTGGTGCAGCTGCCCGACGCGATGCTGTTGGATACTTCGGACATGGGCATCGAGGAGGCGGTAAAAAAAGTAGTTGATTGGTATGAGCAAAAACAAATCTAG